From the genome of Chanos chanos chromosome 5, fChaCha1.1, whole genome shotgun sequence, one region includes:
- the tmem101 gene encoding transmembrane protein 101, with product MAAPSRKKALRFFSQFGAFILTRFGFWNCFSMLMLFAERADVKRKPDIEVPYLYIDMGVSVLCASFMSFGVKRRWFALGAAIELAFSTYVSYVGGRVHYGDWLKVRMYSRALAIIGGFLVLASGAGEVYRQKPRTRSLQSTGQVFLGIYLICVVYSLQHSQEDRQAFLNHIPGGEITIQLLVLVFGVLALSFLSGCYVRLSAQILATLLPLVVLFIDGNLGYWHHTRRVEFWNQMKLIGQNVGIFGAVLILATDG from the exons ATGGCTGCTCCTAGCAGAAAAAAGGCATTGAGGTTCTTTTCGCAATTCGGAGCGTTTATCCTGACCCGATTTGGGTTTTGGAACTGTTTCAGCATGCTGATGCTTTTTGCCGAGCGGGCTGATGTGAAGAG AAAACCTGATATCGAGGTGCCCTATCTGTACATAGATATGGGAGTTTCAGTATTGTGCGCCAGCTTCATGTCCTTTGGGGTGAAGAGGAGATGGTTTGCCCTTGGAGCAGCCATTGAACTGGCTTTCAGTACATATGTGTCTTATGTTGGCGGGAGGGTGCACTATGGCGACTGGTTGAAG GTTCGGATGTACTCCAGGGCACTGGCTATAATTGGAGGGTTTCTGGTACTGGCCAGTGGTGCTGGAGAAGTATACCGACAGAAGCCTCGTACCCGTTCACTACAGTCCACTGGACAGGTCTTCTTGGGGATATACCTGATATGTGTG GTTTACTCTCTTCAGCATAGCCAGGAAGACAGACAGGCTTTCCTCAACCACATCCCAGGTGGAGAGATCACTATTCAGCTGCTAGTCCTTGTGTTTGGAGTGTTGGCTCTATCCTTCCTCTCTGGCTGCTATGTAAGGCTTTCTGCCCAAATCCTGGCCACTTTGCTCCCTCTGGTGGTGCTCTTTATTGACGGTAACCTTGGTTACTGGCATCATACGCGACGCGTGGAGTTCTGGAACCAGATGAAACTCATCGGGCAGAACGTGGGGATCTTTGGGGCGGTGCTTATTTTAGCCACTGACGGCTGA
- the LOC115812584 gene encoding leucine-rich repeat-containing protein 70, whose amino-acid sequence MFCTISLILLAFFMVESSKLCSHQCLCYDASNIVDCRSRKFTHIPHTIPHGTWFLDLRENKLAELKTTSFSGIWALQILLLSTNDIQVLQSQALSSLSFLERLDLSHNKLQLLPLDFSEGLTSLKNLQLDHNALEHLKTPSLEHLESLEKLDLSHNYIQVIDVGTFHGLSCLRYLNLAWNRLTVLQGGLLTMQQGLSILLLGHNNISSIETEALSPLKSLTFLGLEANQLESLKFKTFLNLQTLGTHLQLSENPWTCNCELHRVFNKILHVRHLHVDTYWNITCHAPHQLADTSLALVDSHLCMGETATVLLICGTVMVTVVAALVMAERKRKEKKWMQGKHGSESEAPLT is encoded by the exons ATGTTCTGCACTATTTCTCTCATCCTTCTCGCTTTCTTCATGGTGGAAAGTTCTAAACTGTGTTCTCACCAGTGTCTTTGTTATGATGCATCAAATATTGTGGACTGTCGGTCTCGTAAATTCACTCACATTCCACATACCATTCCTCATGGCACTTGGTTTCTGGACCTCAGAGAAAATAAACTGGCGGAGCTGAAAACTACTTCTTTTAGTGGTATATGGGCATTGCAAATTCTGCTGCTCTCAACCAATGACATCCAGGTGCTGCAATCCCAG GCTCTTTCCTCCCTGTCTTTTCTGGAGAGGCTGGACCTGAGCCACAACAAGCTCCAGCTCCTTCCTCTAGACTTCTCAGAGGGGTTGACTTCACTTAAAAACCTTCAGCTGGATCACAATGCCCTGGAGCATCTTAAAACACCTTCTTTGGAGCACTTAGAGAGCCTTGAGAAACTTGATCTCAGCCACAACTACATCCAAGTCATAGATGTTGGGACATTTCATGGCCTCTCCTGTCTACGATATCTCAACCTGGCATGGAATCGACTAACAGTGCTTCAAGGAGGTTTGTTAACAATGCAGCAGGGGTTGAGCATCCTCTTGCTTGGCCACAACAACATTTCCAGCATTGAAACAGAAGCCCTAAGTCCTTTAAAGAGCCTCACATTTCTCGGTTTGGAGGCCAACCAGCTAGAAAGTCTCAAATTCAAGACGTTCTTGAATCTCCAGACGCTTGGCACACATCTTCAACTATCAGAGAACCCATGGACGTGCAACTGCGAACTACATCGCGTCTTCAACAAAATACTTCATGTTCGACACCTCCATGTGGACACTTACTGGAACATCACCTGTCATGCACCTCATCAGCTGGCGGACACATCACTTGCTTTGGTGGACAGTCATCTATGTATGGGTGAAACAGCCACTGTATTGCTCATATGTGGCACTGTGATGGTTACTGTGGTAGCTGCATTAGTAATGGCGGAACGGAAACGTAAGGAGAAAAAGTGGATGCAGGGAAAGCATGGTAGCGAATCAGAAGCCCCTTTGACGTAG
- the lsm12b gene encoding protein LSM12 homolog A isoform X2, with protein sequence MAAPGPGEYFSVGSHVSCLTCLGQRLQGELATRARTEKEDKLSQAYAISAGVSIEGQQLFQTIHKTIKDCKWQEKNIIVMDDVVISPPYQVENCKGKEGSALSHIRKIVEKHFRDVESQKSLQRSQAQQTQKDSSLSS encoded by the exons ATGGCGGCTCCTGGACCGGGGGAATATTTCAGTGTCGGGAGCCATGTCTCTTGCCTCACCTGTTTGGGCCAACGTTTGCAAGGAGAG CTTGCCACTCGGGCAAGGACGGAAAAGGAAGACAAGTTATCCCAAGCCTATGCAATCAGTGCTGGGGTTTCAATCGAGGGCCAGCAACTATTCCAGACTATACATAAAAC CATCAAAGACTGTAAATGGCAGGAGAAGAACATAATTGTGATGGATGATGTCGTAATCTCACCACCATACCAGGTGGAGAACTGCAAAGGCAAAGAGGGAAGCGCTTTAAGTCATATACGCAAAATT GTTGAGAAACATTTTAGAGATGTGGAAAGTCAGAAGTCGTTGCAGCGTTCACaagcacagcaaacacagaagGACTCATCTTTATCCTCCTGA
- the lsm12b gene encoding protein LSM12 homolog A isoform X1, translating to MAAPGPGEYFSVGSHVSCLTCLGQRLQGEVVAFDYQSKMLTLKCPSSSGKPNLSDVILINLAYVSDVDIINDRTETPPPLASLNVSKLATRARTEKEDKLSQAYAISAGVSIEGQQLFQTIHKTIKDCKWQEKNIIVMDDVVISPPYQVENCKGKEGSALSHIRKIVEKHFRDVESQKSLQRSQAQQTQKDSSLSS from the exons ATGGCGGCTCCTGGACCGGGGGAATATTTCAGTGTCGGGAGCCATGTCTCTTGCCTCACCTGTTTGGGCCAACGTTTGCAAGGAGAGGTGGTGGCCTTCGATTACCAGTCCAAGATGTTGACTCTGA AATGTCCTTCCTCCAGTGGAAAGCCCAATCTTAGTGATGTCATCCTGATAAACTTAGCTTATGTTTCAGATGTGGATATAATAAACGACCGCACCGAGACTCCACCTCCTCTAGCATCTTTGAATGTTAGCAAG CTTGCCACTCGGGCAAGGACGGAAAAGGAAGACAAGTTATCCCAAGCCTATGCAATCAGTGCTGGGGTTTCAATCGAGGGCCAGCAACTATTCCAGACTATACATAAAAC CATCAAAGACTGTAAATGGCAGGAGAAGAACATAATTGTGATGGATGATGTCGTAATCTCACCACCATACCAGGTGGAGAACTGCAAAGGCAAAGAGGGAAGCGCTTTAAGTCATATACGCAAAATT GTTGAGAAACATTTTAGAGATGTGGAAAGTCAGAAGTCGTTGCAGCGTTCACaagcacagcaaacacagaagGACTCATCTTTATCCTCCTGA
- the g6pc3 gene encoding glucose-6-phosphatase 3, which translates to METMHRQGVLMAEALQQKTRDYTDFWLFASHMGDPKAAFLLVFPITFYLHRRSGIAVVWIAALSEWLNLVSKWILFGERPFWWIGESRLFEKNQPQVQQFPATCETGPGSPSGHLMISGAVWWVVVSSLASFLHSRTGSKLLSAVPYLFYVMALVAIGLSRIFILAHFPHQVVAGFVTGIMLGVILNRSIPEHRPLLFFLWSSMALLFGALLFYAGLGKLGIDLSWSISLAKKWCSRAEWIRMDTAPFSSLTRDAGALLGLGFAQFWKPGGWDMPWTPRTLCIALSSMALYHIGRFPLPTVPPLLFYSLFFVKYTIVPQVVMVLIPGLVHLLTAKPKRE; encoded by the exons ATGGAAACAATGCACAGGCAAGGCGTTTTGATGGCTGAGGCTCTTCAGCAGAAAACAAGAGACTATACAGATTTTTGGCTGTTTGCTTCTCATATGGGAGACCCTAAAGCGGCTTTTCTCCTCGTTTTTCCAATTACGTTTTATCTTCACCGACGAAGTGGCATTGCAGTTGTCTGGATAGCTGCACTTTCCGAGTGGCTTAATCTAGTGTCAAAATG GATATTGTTTGGAGAAAGACCATTTTGGTGGATAGGGGAATCTCGTTTGTTTGAGAAGAACCAACCTCAAGTCCAACAGTTCCCTGCCACATGTGAAACTGGTCCAG GCAGTCCCTCTGGTCATCTCATGATCAGTGGTGCAGTTTGGTGGGTGGTGGTCTCTAGCCTTGCCTCTTTTCTTCACTCACGCACTGGCAG TAAACTGTTGTCAGCGGTGCCTTACCTGTTTTATGTGATGGCTCTGGTGGCAATTGGCCTGTCCCGGATCTTCATTTTGGCTCATTTTCCTCACCAAGTCGTTGCCGGGTTCGTGACTG GAATAATGTTAGGAGTAATTCTGAACCGCTCAATACCAGAACATCGCCCTCTACTGTTTTTCCTGTGGTCCAGCATGGCCTTGCTCTTTGGAGCTTTGCTTTTTTATGCTGGACTGGGCAAACTTGGGATTGACCTGTCTTG GTCTATTTCGCTGGCTAAGAAATGGTGTTCTCGGGCGGAGTGGATTCGCATGGACACAgcccctttctcttctctgactcGTGATGCTGGGGCTTTACTGGGCTTGGGTTTTGCCCAGTTCTGGAAGCCTGGTGGATGGGACATGCCCTGGACCCCAAGAACGCTCTGCATAGCCCTGTCCTCCATGGCACTTTACCACATTGGCCGATTTCCTCTGCCTACTgttccccctcttctcttctattctctctTCTTTGTCAAATACACCATTGTGCCACAGGTTGTCATGGTGCTGATTCCAGGCCTTGTGCATCTCCTCACAGCCAAGCCAAAAAGGGAATGA